The region GATGATGCACTTCGGCGACATGGAATGGCGGTGGAAGTTCGGTGTTGCGTCGATCCCCGCGGCCTTCTTTTTCTTCATGCTGTTCAGCATTCCGGAGAGCCCACGCTGGCTTCTGGGACGCAGCCGCGAGACGGAGGCGCGGGCAAGTCTCGAACAGATTGGAAGCGAAGATCCGGAGCAGGAGTACTCCCGTATCGCACTCGCTCTCAGGAACGAGGCTCAGACGACCCGAGGCCGCCTGTTTGCCAGGAATCTGCGCAAGCCCATATTCCTGGCCGTCAGCATTGCAGCGCTCAACCAGCTTTCAGGTATCAACGCCATTCTGTACTACCTGAACGATATCTTCGCCGCAGCTGGCTTCAGCAAACTGTCAGGAAATATTCAGGCAGTTGTCGTGGGGGTCACCAACCTGCTATTCACAGTGTTGGCAATGAACTACATCGATCGCTTCGGGCGGCGTTTTCTGCTGCTCATAGGTTCCGTCGGAACGGCGCTTGCGCTTGCGGCGACTGGGTTTATCTTCCAGACAGCACAGCACCGTGACCGGCTTCTCTGGATGCTGATCCTCTTCATAGCGTCGTTCGCTTTCTCGCAGGGCGCCGTGGTCTGGGTTTATATCAGCGAAATCTTTCCCAATAACGTCCGCGCTGCTGGCCAGAGCCTGGGAAGCATGACGCACTGGGTACTGAATGCCGCGATCTCACTTGCCTTTCCACTGGTCGCGGTACATTCGCACGCTGTTCCCTTCTACTTCTTTGCAGTCATGATGGTTCTGCAGTTCTTCCTGGTGCTGATTGTCTTTCCGGAGACGCGCGGCCGGAATCTCGAATCCATCGAAAGTGACTACTTTCATGTGTAACGCCCTTAGTAATCCATAGAGGATGGAAGGCTTTCGACCAGAGATCAGTCGAATCGGGTCATTTGCTACTGTTCGCTGTAAATCTGGGTTACTGCACCTGGGGTTGAATATAGTTGAGAAGCCAGACGATCGCTGGATCGGCATCCTCCACCGCGAAACATAGGTCATGCTGGCCGGACTGTCGCGAGGTGAACTGTACTGCTGGAAGTGAGGTCAGGCCATCTTTCCGATATGCCGGCTGTAGCGGAACCTCAGCAAGCTGAGGCCCACTGCAGCTATCCATGTGGATTGCAATCTTCGCGTTTGTCGTGGATGCCGCGCTGGACACGGGAAGCGGCTTCCCTTGAGCATGAAAGATATACGGGATACTGCCCACTCCGAGTTGCACGCCCTGAAAGAGGCCCAGATCCGCCTTGCGATAGATCCAGCAGGGATTTGAAAACACCACCCGGAAGACGGGCCGCTCTGCATTACGCGGAGGGTCCTGTTCCATCTGGATTCCGGCATTGTTCCTGCATGGGTCCAACTCCCGGCTGTCGCGCCGGACCGCGGACGCCAGTGTAATCTGCTGCGCGACCGGATCTCCCAATGCGGTGCCTCCCTCGAAGGCCAGGGCGTGTAATTGCCTGGGTAAAGTCACCGATACCGGCTGCGTATATACGGGTGACTCCGGGCCAACGGAAGAGCCGTCCAGAGTGTAATGAATCTCTCCAAAATTGCCCTGCGTGCTCAACGTAAGAGTGGCGCGATCGCCAGTGACGGCAGGCACAGCGTGCGCCTGCACCTCGAAGACGCTGAGTGCAGGTTGAAGGCCTGCGTCTTTCGCGCGTTGCAGGTCCGCAGGCAGCCGCTTCAGAAAATCGGTGTAGTTTCTGTTCCCTGCCGGCGACCAGGCCATCTCCGCAAGTGCGGCCGCACGAGGAAAGAGCATGTGCTGTACCCGATCCTCGGTCAGGATGTACTCCGTCCAGATGGAGCCCTGCACGCCAAGGATGTGGCTCTGCTCTGCGGGTGTCAGCTCTGTGGGATCGGCCCGGAAGTTGTATACGTCGCCCAGCGAATTTACGGGATCGCGTCCGGCGGGCTCATCGATGGCATCACTCTGGCGATAGTTGAAGTAGAGCGGGCGGTAGGGCGTAAGGATCGCGTCGTGGCCCTGCCTGGCCGCAGCGATCCCGCCCTCCATGCCGCGCCAGGACATTACGGTTGCGTTCTGCGACAGTCCTCCCTGCAGGATCTCGTCCCATCCCACCATCTTGCGGCCATGCGCGTTGATGAACTTCTCGATCCTCGCGATAAACCAGCTCTGAAGAGCATCCTCGTCATGCAGTCCGAGCTCGTGGAGCTTCTGCTGTATGGCAGGATTCTCCTTCCACTGGTTCTTGATAGCTTCATCTCCTCCCACATGGATGTACTCACTGGGAAAGAGCTCCATCACCTCTGTGAGGATGTTTTCAAGGAAGGTAAACGTCTCGTCTTTCGGGTTGTAGAGGTTCGGGTAGATTCCCCATCCAACTGGCATATGGGTGATCGGGTTCAGCGAACTTGCGTACTCCGGGTACGCGACCAGCGGCGCAGTTGCATGGCCTGGCATCTCGATCTCAGGGACGACAATGATGTTGCGAGCCTGAGCATAGGCCACGATGCGTCGAATCTGCTCCTGTGTATAGAAGCCGCCATAGGGACCCTTCGGCGTCAGGGAGTTTGGCTGGTACGGCGGCATCGTCTGTGGTCGATACCCTCCTACCGACGTCAGGCGTGGATATCGTTTAATCTCAATGCGCCAACCCTGATCGTCGGTCAGATGCCAGTGAAGCCGGTTCAGCTTATGCTCGGCCATGTAATCGAGCAGCTCTAGGATAAATTTCTCGCTCTGCATGTGACGCGCGGAATCGAGCATCAGGCCACGCCAACGAAAGCGCGGCTCATCTTCGATCTGCCATACAGCAAGCTGGCCGTTATTGTGCGCCAACATCTGCCACAGGCTGATGGCGCCGTAAAGATAACCAGCATGGTTGCTCGCAGAGATCACGACGGAAGCCGGAGAGATCTTCAGCGAATAGCTCTCATCCTCGCCTCCATTCACGAACTGATGAGCAGGACGCCGAACGAATCGAAGTTGGGGAGTTCCTTTGACTAAACCTTGAGAGTTTTCAATCAGGCCTGCATTGTGAGTTCTTTCCAGAAGCCACTGGAGATACCTCTCAACAGAACGGGCGTCGGGATCTGCACTGGCAGCGTCAAAGAAAAGCCCACGATTGAGGTTCAGCATGCCGTTGCCGCGGGAGGCATCTGCCGGTTCGGGAATGATGGGTGCCGAGCGGCTCTGCTGTGCGATGCTCCTCAACGTCCCGCCAGTCAGGCTCAGCAAAAGGAGCAGAAAAGACGTTCCAGCTTTTCTACAAACGCTCATCCGAAAAACTCCAGGGAACAACTTCCTATCTCGGGCTGCCACAAACAACGCTTCGTCGAAGGCCGAGTATCCCTAACAGTACACGCAGCCCCTGTGGTTTGCGGGAAGTCCATGCAACGCCACTGAGACAAATGTCCTATCGATTGGAGCCGCCTCTTCAGATCGCAGACATATCTGAACCGCGCGATCGCAGCATCAGAGACGATCAATAGTGCAAGAGCCTTATCCGAAAGACTGCTAAGAGAAGTTATGATGGCAGACATGCCGATTACCGCATCAATCTGCTTTCAGGATTCGTGCCCGGCCAGTTGACATCATGCCTTTGACCAATATCCTTGCTCGCCATCTTCGCCGCGTTGCTAAAGGCGCATCTACCTGTCATCTTCCCGTCGCTGTCTCCGGAACTTCGGTTGCGGTAGCCCTGACTGCGGTTTTCTGGTGGAGTCAGCAGATGGCGCCCGTAGCATTGGCTGGACAAGAGAAGCCGCGTAAAACGAGCTCCTTCAACTCCGGTGAGACAAGGCCACCTGAAGATCCTGCTGCCGTAGCACGGGGAAAGACGCTGTACGGCGTGCACTGTCAGGCATGTCATGGAATGGACCTCCGCGGCGGGGATATGGGAGGTCCGAACCTGCTGCGCTCACAGGTCGCGCTTACCGATCAGCATGGCGAAAAGATCATTCCAATTATCCAGGGAGCCCGGCAAGCCCAAGGTATGCCAAATATAGGTCTGAACGATGAAGATGCCGGAGCTGTCGCCGCCTATATCCGAACCGTGATTGGCACGATTGGGAGTCAGGGCACGCCACCCGGCGAGTTGAAGCCACTGGATATCGTCGTTGGCAATGCAGAGCAAGGCCAGACGTATTTCACCGCTCATTGCGCCAGCTGTCACTCTGTCACCAGCGATCTGAAAGGGTTTGCGAGCCGCTACCCGGAACCACGGGCTCTGCAGGCGCGGTGGATCCTGGGTGAGAGAAGCATCAACCAGGATGGCATAAGAAATGCGACCGTCGATATAACAGTAGCTCCCGGACAGGTCGTCTCCGGAGCTCTGGTTCACATCGACGACTTCCTGGTGACGCTTCGTTCGAGCGACGGCACGGAACACAGCTACTCTCGCAACGGAGCCACTCCAAAGGTCGTCGTGCATGATCCATTGCAGAAGCATCGCGAGATGCTGCCGACCTACACCGACGATGACATCCATAACGTGACTGCATATCTGGTGACCCTGAAGTGAAGATCAATCGCGCTCTTTCCCTTGTCAGCATTCTGCTTCTCTCTGGCTCTCTGTTCGGGCAGGGAGGCGGTGTGTCGCCTGAAGAACTCCTGAAGCCGCTCAAGAATTCCTGGCCCACCTACAATGGCGACTACACAGGCAAGAGATACAGCGCGCTGACTGCAGTTAATCGCCAGACGGTTAAGAATCTTGGGCTGTCATGGTCAGCTCAGCTCACGCCTGGTGATGAATCAAACGCCGCCAACGGTCGTCGCTCCACGTCGCCCTCGTCGCGGTTCATCATCGGTGGTGAAGGGGCCGGTGATATGAACATCCACTCCGGCAGCATCAAAGGCTCGTCCCTGATGGTGGATGGAACCCTGTACGTCACCATGCCCGACAACGCCTGGGCGATCGATGCTCGTAGTGGGCGCACGCTGTGGCATTACTTCTGGAAGACCCGCGGCGGAACCCATATCGGCAATCGCGGCTTTGGAATGTGGAACGGCTACCTCTACATGGAGACTCCGGACGATTACCTTGTCTCCCTGGATGCGAAGACCGGCAAGGAACGTTGGCACAAGATGATCGCGAATGTGGAAGAGGGCTACTTCGCCACTCCGGCGCCCATCGTGATCGGCAACCACGTCCTTGTGGGCGTAGGAAATGACATCGATTCTCCCGGCTTTCTTCAGTCCTACGATGCAGAGACAGGCGAGCTGCAATGGAAGTTCTATACCGTTCCCATGAACAAAGACGATCCCGGAGCCGATACCTGGGCCAGCCTGGATGCAGCACGACATGGCGGAGCGCAAACGTGGATCACCGGCGCCTACGATCCGGAGACACATCTCTATATCTTCGGGACCGGTAATCCCACTCCCGCCTATACGACAGGTCTACGGGGAGACAAAGACAATCTCTTCACCTGCACGCTCATCGCCATCAACGTGGATACGGGCAAGATGGCCTGGTACTTTCAAACCTCGCCCCACGACATGCACGACTACGATTCCGCCCAGACGCCAGTACTCTTCAATGGCATGTTCCATGGCAAGATGCGCAAACTGGTGGCGACCGCCGCGCGCAACGGTTACTACTTCACACTGGACCGGGTCACCGGGGAGCATCTCGTCACCAGCAAATATGGCAAGACAACAAACTGGGCGAAGGGACTGACTCCAGCCGGAGGCCCTCTTCGCGATCCCGGAAAAGATGCTACCGTCGCCGGTTCGCTGGTCTCTCCCAACTCGAGCGGCACCATCAACTGGGAGCCTCCGGCGTTCTCGCCGCGTTACGGCCTTCTCTATACCTATGAGGTCAACAGCTTCTCGGTCGTCTATCTTACCGACCCCGATCCACGAGGTTCCATGGGCCTTGGCGGCAAGCAGGAGATCTCCGTGGGAACGTATGCCAGCTATCTGACGGCAATCGATTACAAAACCGGCAAAGCGCGTTGGAGACATCCATTCGCCAATGGAAACATGGGCGGCGGAGGCCTGCTGGCCACTGCGGGGGGGCTACTTTTTACCGGAGACGGTGCAGGAAACTTGGTCGCCTATGATCAGGCCGATGGCACCCCACTCTGGCACACTCGTATCGGGCAGGTAACGAATGCCCCGCAGACCTATGAGTTGGACGGACACCAGTACCTTATCTGTGCAACTGGCGACAGGCTCTGGTCATTCCTTCTGCACTGATGCAGTAAATGGGAGAACGGTTACAGCTTTCCAGCGCACCTCCCGCCTAATGCGCTGCAGACTTAGAAAAGAGGTTCATTACCAGCACGCCCGCAATAATCAGCGTCATCCCCATCATTGCCGCGCGGTCCAGCGCCTGCCTGTAGACCACGAATCCTACTAGTGCAATCAGCACCGTTCCCACGCCAGACCAGATTGCATACACAATCCCCACCGGAATCGTCTTCAGGGTTTGAGACAGACAATAGAACGCCGCACCATATCCAGCCACCACCACCACAGAGGGCCACAACTTTGTAAATCCGTTGGAAGCTTTCAGCGACGAGGTCGCAATCACCTCACTCAGGATCGCCGCCAACATCCATAGAACGTCACCCCTCATACCCCCGCCTCCACCTGCGTCTCGCGGTTGTTCATCGCCAGTAATATCGGCCCCGCAGCCACCACCACACCCGCCAGCACTACCATCCCCAGCGCGCGTTCTAGCCCCAGCATCACAGCCAGCCATCCGATCAGCGGAGGCCCGGCAAGAAAGCCAAAGTACCCGATCGTCGACAACGCCGAGATCGCTGGCGCAGTCGCCATCTTTGTACTCCTGCCAATTAGAGTCACCATCACGGGAAAAACATTCGCAATCCCCATACCCGTCAGCACCAGTCCAAAGACTGCAATCGGAATGGACGGCGAGATCAGCGTGCATCCAAACCCGAATGCAATCAGCGCTCCGCTTCCGGTTAGGATCGCCCCGTGACTGAATCTGCGCACAAACCAGTCGCCCGCGAACCTCCCACATGCCATCGCAATAGCATACGAGGCATACCCCGCCGCGGCCAGTGAAAGGCTCGCCTTCATATTCGACCGCAGATACACCGCCGCCCAGTCGCCAATCGCTCCCTCGGCAAACAGTCCGAAGAAGGCAATCATCGCTAGCCGCAGCAGCGGAGCATCCGGAAGCATAAACCCCTTCTTCTTCTCCTCCTCGCGATGTCCAGGCTTTTCCGTTATCAGAAACGGCAGCACCGCAAGCACCGCCATCACAAGCACCAACGATCCCGCCGACAGGTTGAACCGCAGTGTCTGCCCATGCTTCAGCAGCAGGCTCGTCACGCCCGCACCGAACAACCCACCCAGACTCCAGCACCCCTGCAGCAGACTCTGGCTCGATCTGTGATAGTGGTTCTCCAATGCCACCGCCTGCGCATTCACCGAGACATCGAAGGCCCCCTTCGCTCCCCCGAAGAGCCCTGCGCTTATCACCAGCATCGTGTGCGAATTTGCTTGCGCCAGGCACGCCAGCATCACCACATAGGCCAGCGAGACCACCCGCACGATCTTCCTGCTCCCAAAATGCGAGATCAGATGCCCCATCACC is a window of Edaphobacter sp. 12200R-103 DNA encoding:
- a CDS encoding beta-N-acetylhexosaminidase, which encodes MSVCRKAGTSFLLLLLSLTGGTLRSIAQQSRSAPIIPEPADASRGNGMLNLNRGLFFDAASADPDARSVERYLQWLLERTHNAGLIENSQGLVKGTPQLRFVRRPAHQFVNGGEDESYSLKISPASVVISASNHAGYLYGAISLWQMLAHNNGQLAVWQIEDEPRFRWRGLMLDSARHMQSEKFILELLDYMAEHKLNRLHWHLTDDQGWRIEIKRYPRLTSVGGYRPQTMPPYQPNSLTPKGPYGGFYTQEQIRRIVAYAQARNIIVVPEIEMPGHATAPLVAYPEYASSLNPITHMPVGWGIYPNLYNPKDETFTFLENILTEVMELFPSEYIHVGGDEAIKNQWKENPAIQQKLHELGLHDEDALQSWFIARIEKFINAHGRKMVGWDEILQGGLSQNATVMSWRGMEGGIAAARQGHDAILTPYRPLYFNYRQSDAIDEPAGRDPVNSLGDVYNFRADPTELTPAEQSHILGVQGSIWTEYILTEDRVQHMLFPRAAALAEMAWSPAGNRNYTDFLKRLPADLQRAKDAGLQPALSVFEVQAHAVPAVTGDRATLTLSTQGNFGEIHYTLDGSSVGPESPVYTQPVSVTLPRQLHALAFEGGTALGDPVAQQITLASAVRRDSRELDPCRNNAGIQMEQDPPRNAERPVFRVVFSNPCWIYRKADLGLFQGVQLGVGSIPYIFHAQGKPLPVSSAASTTNAKIAIHMDSCSGPQLAEVPLQPAYRKDGLTSLPAVQFTSRQSGQHDLCFAVEDADPAIVWLLNYIQPQVQ
- a CDS encoding acido-empty-quinoprotein group A; protein product: MKINRALSLVSILLLSGSLFGQGGGVSPEELLKPLKNSWPTYNGDYTGKRYSALTAVNRQTVKNLGLSWSAQLTPGDESNAANGRRSTSPSSRFIIGGEGAGDMNIHSGSIKGSSLMVDGTLYVTMPDNAWAIDARSGRTLWHYFWKTRGGTHIGNRGFGMWNGYLYMETPDDYLVSLDAKTGKERWHKMIANVEEGYFATPAPIVIGNHVLVGVGNDIDSPGFLQSYDAETGELQWKFYTVPMNKDDPGADTWASLDAARHGGAQTWITGAYDPETHLYIFGTGNPTPAYTTGLRGDKDNLFTCTLIAINVDTGKMAWYFQTSPHDMHDYDSAQTPVLFNGMFHGKMRKLVATAARNGYYFTLDRVTGEHLVTSKYGKTTNWAKGLTPAGGPLRDPGKDATVAGSLVSPNSSGTINWEPPAFSPRYGLLYTYEVNSFSVVYLTDPDPRGSMGLGGKQEISVGTYASYLTAIDYKTGKARWRHPFANGNMGGGGLLATAGGLLFTGDGAGNLVAYDQADGTPLWHTRIGQVTNAPQTYELDGHQYLICATGDRLWSFLLH
- a CDS encoding multidrug efflux SMR transporter — translated: MRGDVLWMLAAILSEVIATSSLKASNGFTKLWPSVVVVAGYGAAFYCLSQTLKTIPVGIVYAIWSGVGTVLIALVGFVVYRQALDRAAMMGMTLIIAGVLVMNLFSKSAAH
- a CDS encoding MFS transporter, giving the protein MGIQWPKWALAVLFLADGTGFGLWAAHVPVFKQNLHLTNGALSTVLLSLVGGAIVTMPVMGHLISHFGSRKIVRVVSLAYVVMLACLAQANSHTMLVISAGLFGGAKGAFDVSVNAQAVALENHYHRSSQSLLQGCWSLGGLFGAGVTSLLLKHGQTLRFNLSAGSLVLVMAVLAVLPFLITEKPGHREEEKKKGFMLPDAPLLRLAMIAFFGLFAEGAIGDWAAVYLRSNMKASLSLAAAGYASYAIAMACGRFAGDWFVRRFSHGAILTGSGALIAFGFGCTLISPSIPIAVFGLVLTGMGIANVFPVMVTLIGRSTKMATAPAISALSTIGYFGFLAGPPLIGWLAVMLGLERALGMVVLAGVVVAAGPILLAMNNRETQVEAGV
- a CDS encoding sugar porter family MFS transporter — its product is MRASTWKIGITAGLGGLLFGFDTAVIAGTTDAITQLFHLTPAQLGITVTSALLGTIPGAAFAGIPSDRFGRRTCLKMLGLIYIVSALGCALAWDWPSFLVFRTIGGIGIGGCSVVAPMYIAEVSPAEHRGRMVGMFQINVVLGILVAYVSNFIISMMHFGDMEWRWKFGVASIPAAFFFFMLFSIPESPRWLLGRSRETEARASLEQIGSEDPEQEYSRIALALRNEAQTTRGRLFARNLRKPIFLAVSIAALNQLSGINAILYYLNDIFAAAGFSKLSGNIQAVVVGVTNLLFTVLAMNYIDRFGRRFLLLIGSVGTALALAATGFIFQTAQHRDRLLWMLILFIASFAFSQGAVVWVYISEIFPNNVRAAGQSLGSMTHWVLNAAISLAFPLVAVHSHAVPFYFFAVMMVLQFFLVLIVFPETRGRNLESIESDYFHV
- a CDS encoding c-type cytochrome, translating into MPLTNILARHLRRVAKGASTCHLPVAVSGTSVAVALTAVFWWSQQMAPVALAGQEKPRKTSSFNSGETRPPEDPAAVARGKTLYGVHCQACHGMDLRGGDMGGPNLLRSQVALTDQHGEKIIPIIQGARQAQGMPNIGLNDEDAGAVAAYIRTVIGTIGSQGTPPGELKPLDIVVGNAEQGQTYFTAHCASCHSVTSDLKGFASRYPEPRALQARWILGERSINQDGIRNATVDITVAPGQVVSGALVHIDDFLVTLRSSDGTEHSYSRNGATPKVVVHDPLQKHREMLPTYTDDDIHNVTAYLVTLK